In a genomic window of Gemmatimonadaceae bacterium:
- a CDS encoding type II secretion system protein yields MRLGELGVRRGMVLLEAIVALTILAVAGGTALTLAASSLAAIDRAAKTDQASQRASRFLDAVSLWPRADLDRHFGIRHEGSWLLDIGRPSSTLYVVSLSDSATGRVLFATSFFRPEVAHAAP; encoded by the coding sequence ATGCGTCTCGGTGAGTTAGGCGTTAGGCGCGGGATGGTGCTGCTAGAAGCGATCGTCGCTCTGACCATTCTCGCAGTTGCGGGCGGCACCGCACTGACACTCGCGGCGAGCTCGCTTGCCGCGATCGACCGCGCGGCCAAAACAGATCAGGCGAGCCAGCGTGCGAGTCGCTTCCTCGACGCCGTGTCGCTCTGGCCGCGCGCGGACCTCGATCGCCACTTCGGCATTAGGCACGAAGGATCCTGGCTACTCGACATTGGTCGACCGTCGTCGACCCTGTATGTCGTCTCGCTGAGCGACTCAGCGACGGGACGAGTTCTTTTTGCGACGTCGTTCTTTCGTCCCGAGGTCGCGCATGCGGCGCCTTGA